A portion of the Cryptomeria japonica chromosome 5, Sugi_1.0, whole genome shotgun sequence genome contains these proteins:
- the LOC131035609 gene encoding uncharacterized protein LOC131035609, with amino-acid sequence MASTKTTSRGHRATVPSAPARKMCLCSPSTHPGAFRCSLHRTCPTSSAPSNSQLHTRRSAMKISLVRIGNVKGGEWVKRALSALIRPSSHQLRRRMAFHSQPSRLRHMTTAKDKIVS; translated from the coding sequence ATGGCTTCTACAAAGACTACATCCCGTGGACACAGAGCTACTGTTCCGTCGGCCCCAGCGAGGAAGATGTGCCTCTGCTCGCCAAGCACTCATCCAGGTGCCTTCCGTTGCAGTCTCCATAGGACTTGCCCCACTTCCTCCGCACCTTCCAATTCTCAGCTGCACACTCGGAGATCTGCCATGAAAATCTCGCTGGTGAGAATCGGCAACGTgaaaggaggagaatgggtgaagCGAGCGCTCTCTGCGCTCATTCGCCCCTCCTCTCATCAACTACGAAGGAGAATGGCGTTCCACTCGCAGCCCAGCAGACTCCGCCATATGACCACGGCCAAAGACAAGATCGTTTCCTGA